The Synechocystis sp. PCC 7509 genome includes a window with the following:
- a CDS encoding glycosyltransferase family 4 protein: MHIAWLGKKTPFCGNVTYGREITNALLDRGHQVSFLHFAQEEAGKVNESDCAEVSLPFLYKSQVYTIPSFTASKVLTESLRQLKPDLVHASLTLSPLDFLLPEICAELNLPLIATFHTPFAGKGAKFKSGTQLLAYQLYAPFLVNYDRTIVFSQVQKEVLARLGVPAANVAVIPNGVDVQRYSPGASAIKAEFNAERLFVYQGRLAAEKNVEALLRAWKQAEMKPDSKLLIVGDGPLTSSLKPFYGAEYGIIWLGFVADEKRRIEILRGADVFILPSLVEGLSLSLLEAMACGLACLATDVGADGEVLEDVGVLLNTRRVSSELRTLLPLFQDHPELAPLLGKKARQRVLERYTLNYNITCLEQLYTQVLQQRRVGVGI, encoded by the coding sequence ATGCATATTGCTTGGCTTGGAAAAAAAACACCATTTTGTGGCAATGTCACTTACGGTAGAGAAATTACTAATGCTCTGTTAGACCGAGGACACCAAGTAAGTTTTCTTCATTTTGCTCAAGAAGAAGCAGGTAAAGTCAACGAGTCTGACTGTGCGGAAGTTTCCCTCCCTTTCCTCTATAAATCACAGGTTTATACAATTCCCTCATTTACGGCAAGTAAAGTATTAACTGAGTCTCTGCGCCAACTAAAGCCGGATTTGGTTCATGCTTCGCTAACTTTGTCGCCTTTAGATTTTCTTTTACCAGAAATTTGTGCCGAACTCAACTTACCTCTAATTGCAACCTTTCATACACCTTTTGCAGGTAAGGGAGCAAAGTTCAAATCGGGAACGCAGCTTTTAGCCTACCAACTTTACGCGCCATTTTTAGTTAACTACGATCGCACAATTGTTTTTTCCCAAGTACAGAAGGAAGTATTAGCGCGTTTAGGTGTCCCGGCGGCTAATGTCGCTGTAATTCCAAATGGTGTTGACGTACAGAGATATTCTCCCGGTGCTTCAGCAATCAAAGCAGAGTTTAACGCCGAGCGTTTATTTGTCTATCAAGGAAGACTAGCCGCCGAAAAGAACGTAGAGGCACTTCTACGAGCCTGGAAGCAAGCAGAGATGAAGCCTGATAGTAAGTTGTTAATAGTGGGCGATGGCCCTTTAACGTCTTCATTAAAGCCCTTTTACGGGGCTGAATATGGCATTATTTGGTTAGGATTTGTAGCAGATGAAAAGCGACGCATCGAAATTCTTAGAGGCGCGGATGTATTTATCTTGCCTTCTTTAGTGGAAGGTTTATCTTTGTCTTTATTAGAAGCAATGGCTTGTGGACTTGCTTGTTTAGCCACCGATGTTGGCGCTGATGGGGAAGTATTAGAAGACGTAGGGGTACTGTTAAATACGCGCCGCGTAAGCTCGGAGTTACGGACATTGCTGCCACTATTTCAAGATCACCCTGAACTCGCACCGCTACTGGGCAAAAAAGCCCGCCAGCGAGTATTAGAGCGCTATACACTGAACTACAACATTACTTGTTTGGAACAGTTGTACACTCAAGTTTTGCAGCAAAGGCGAGTAGGGGTAGGAATTTAA
- a CDS encoding TMEM43 family protein yields MSDGYLFQGNGRPNQPIIGDLRICYAGLPNQATVTLLGQLGTNAVLTPGTYRNMLVYRLLPGDRHAAIGELKSEHRMWLWVGRLVGFLFMAIGLSMLLEPICVVLSIIPFVGRFFESLVEGAGIGMAFVLSAITILVVSLTSHLGVLIAAVGVAVLVMMFSGLLRSRPS; encoded by the coding sequence ATTAGTGATGGTTACTTATTTCAAGGTAATGGTAGACCAAACCAGCCAATCATCGGCGACTTACGAATTTGCTATGCTGGATTGCCTAATCAAGCAACGGTCACGTTATTAGGGCAACTAGGAACAAACGCAGTTTTAACCCCAGGAACTTACCGTAATATGTTGGTGTACCGACTGCTACCAGGCGATCGCCATGCCGCTATTGGCGAACTAAAATCCGAACATCGGATGTGGCTATGGGTAGGTCGCCTCGTTGGTTTCCTTTTCATGGCGATCGGACTAAGTATGCTTTTAGAACCGATATGCGTAGTATTGAGTATTATTCCCTTTGTGGGTCGCTTTTTTGAAAGCTTGGTGGAGGGTGCGGGGATTGGAATGGCGTTTGTATTGTCAGCAATAACAATTTTGGTAGTTTCTCTAACTAGCCATTTGGGAGTATTAATTGCGGCGGTGGGTGTCGCCGTGCTAGTAATGATGTTTTCCGGTTTATTGCGATCGCGTCCTAGCTAA
- a CDS encoding peptidase, whose product MSAKPVTGRACAIALREIWQRLKRSPKQLFIWGLAIATGLLVVLTPLEFSFAKPSIPATSQRHPLPFTLMQWRDFTNSGDYFEQVKLTEVGYLVWSHFPVKVYISDTQIETWLQVKVAVKEWNQYLPLQIVGQKEIADIVITFKSPPLRTTNLLRARSALTRYELYINRLSTSESVLAHRCTIILSPNQPSKYIKAAALHELGHALGIWGHSSVISDALYFSQVSNPPSISPRDINTLKRIYQQPTRLGWKVAVRK is encoded by the coding sequence ATGAGTGCGAAGCCCGTAACCGGGCGCGCTTGCGCTATCGCCTTGAGAGAAATTTGGCAACGGTTGAAGCGATCGCCAAAGCAATTATTTATTTGGGGATTGGCTATTGCTACGGGGTTATTAGTAGTTCTAACTCCCCTTGAGTTTAGTTTTGCAAAACCTTCTATTCCCGCCACCAGTCAGCGCCACCCATTACCATTTACTTTAATGCAGTGGCGAGACTTTACAAATAGCGGTGACTACTTCGAGCAAGTAAAGTTAACAGAAGTAGGCTATTTAGTTTGGTCGCATTTTCCCGTCAAAGTTTATATAAGTGATACGCAAATTGAAACCTGGTTGCAGGTGAAAGTCGCCGTCAAAGAGTGGAATCAGTATTTACCTTTGCAGATAGTTGGGCAAAAAGAGATAGCTGATATTGTAATTACCTTCAAGTCTCCACCATTACGGACAACAAATTTATTACGAGCGCGATCGGCTTTAACTCGCTACGAGCTATACATTAACCGCCTTTCTACCTCTGAATCAGTTTTAGCTCACCGTTGCACAATTATTTTAAGTCCCAATCAGCCCAGCAAATATATTAAAGCTGCGGCTTTACACGAATTAGGTCATGCTTTAGGAATTTGGGGACATAGTTCAGTAATTAGCGATGCTTTGTACTTTTCTCAAGTGTCAAATCCGCCCAGTATTTCCCCTAGAGATATTAATACTCTTAAACGAATTTATCAACAGCCAACCCGGTTGGGGTGGAAAGTAGCTGTTAGAAAGTAG
- the secG gene encoding preprotein translocase subunit SecG produces MTLYKIVEAIWSISAVGLTILVLLHSPKGDGIGAIGGQAQLFSSTKSAESTLNRITWTLTVIFLGLSLVLSANWIPR; encoded by the coding sequence ATGACGTTATATAAAATAGTAGAAGCAATTTGGTCAATTTCTGCCGTAGGTTTAACGATTTTGGTGTTGTTGCATAGTCCTAAAGGCGATGGAATTGGCGCTATTGGCGGCCAAGCTCAATTATTTAGCAGTACCAAGAGTGCTGAAAGTACACTAAATAGAATTACTTGGACACTAACAGTGATTTTTTTGGGATTGTCTCTAGTTTTGAGTGCAAACTGGATTCCTAGATAG
- the gpmI gene encoding 2,3-bisphosphoglycerate-independent phosphoglycerate mutase, with product MTKAPVAPVVLVILDGWGYRAEKDGNAIAQAKIPVMDSLWAAYPHTLIKTSGKAVGLPEGQMGNSEVGHLNIGAGRVVPQELVRISDAVEDGSLLQNPALVQICKEVRDCHSKLHLIGLTSEGGVHSHLSHLLGLLDLAKAQGINNVCIHAITDGRDTSPNEGIEAIEKVEKYIDNVGVGKIVTISGRYYAMDRDRRWDRVQKAYDVMTQERESGGSAIEVIKASYAQEVNDEFILPTRIAPGTIDSGDGIIFFNFRPDRSRQLTQALVNKEFNGFERQQITPLSFVTFTQYEPDLPVEVAFEPQNLNNILGEVIAQNGLKQFRTAETEKYAHVTYFFNGGLEDPLEGEDRELVMSPMVATYDRAPAMSAEAVTDIATAAIKKRIYSLVVINYANPDMVGHTGQIPATILALETVDRCLGRLLESISKVGGTAIVTADHGNAEVMIDDEGNPWTAHTTNPVPLILVEGELAKIPGYGAEVELRNDGALGDIAPTILQILQLPQPVEMTGRSLLEPSGYQLSAIRTPLEVTS from the coding sequence ATGACCAAAGCACCTGTCGCTCCTGTGGTGCTAGTCATTTTAGACGGGTGGGGTTATCGCGCAGAAAAAGATGGAAATGCGATCGCCCAAGCAAAAATTCCCGTCATGGATAGCCTCTGGGCTGCCTATCCTCACACCCTAATTAAGACTTCTGGTAAGGCTGTAGGCTTGCCAGAGGGACAAATGGGTAACTCTGAAGTGGGACATCTAAATATTGGCGCGGGGCGTGTAGTACCCCAAGAATTGGTGCGGATATCGGACGCGGTGGAAGACGGTTCGCTGTTGCAAAATCCGGCGCTAGTGCAGATTTGTAAGGAAGTACGCGATTGCCATAGCAAGTTGCATTTAATTGGGCTAACTTCTGAAGGTGGCGTACATTCTCATCTTAGCCATTTGTTAGGATTGCTTGACTTAGCAAAGGCGCAAGGAATTAATAATGTTTGCATTCATGCCATTACGGACGGACGAGATACAAGTCCCAATGAAGGCATTGAAGCAATTGAGAAAGTTGAAAAATATATAGATAACGTTGGTGTAGGCAAGATTGTCACTATTAGCGGTCGTTACTATGCAATGGATCGAGATCGCCGTTGGGATCGAGTCCAAAAAGCCTACGATGTGATGACACAAGAGAGAGAAAGCGGCGGATCGGCAATAGAGGTAATCAAAGCATCCTACGCTCAGGAAGTAAACGACGAATTTATTTTGCCCACGCGGATAGCGCCAGGAACTATTGATTCAGGAGATGGGATAATATTTTTTAATTTCCGCCCCGACAGATCGAGACAACTAACTCAGGCATTAGTAAACAAAGAATTTAACGGTTTTGAGCGTCAGCAAATTACTCCTTTATCCTTTGTTACTTTTACCCAATACGAGCCAGATTTGCCCGTAGAAGTAGCTTTTGAGCCGCAAAACTTAAATAATATTTTGGGAGAAGTAATCGCCCAAAATGGTTTAAAGCAGTTTCGCACCGCCGAAACGGAGAAATACGCTCACGTCACTTACTTCTTTAATGGTGGCTTGGAAGACCCGTTGGAAGGGGAAGATCGAGAATTGGTAATGAGTCCGATGGTAGCAACCTACGATCGCGCTCCCGCAATGTCCGCCGAAGCCGTTACCGATATCGCCACCGCCGCCATTAAAAAACGCATCTACTCTTTAGTGGTAATTAACTACGCTAATCCAGATATGGTAGGGCATACAGGGCAAATACCCGCCACAATTTTGGCACTAGAAACAGTAGATCGATGTTTGGGACGCTTGCTAGAAAGTATTAGTAAAGTTGGTGGAACGGCGATCGTTACCGCCGATCATGGTAACGCCGAAGTTATGATTGATGACGAGGGCAATCCTTGGACGGCTCATACTACTAACCCTGTACCTTTAATTTTGGTAGAGGGCGAATTAGCAAAAATCCCCGGCTATGGCGCTGAAGTAGAACTAAGAAATGATGGAGCTTTAGGAGATATTGCGCCGACAATTCTACAAATTTTACAGCTACCGCAACCAGTGGAAATGACTGGGCGCTCTTTGCTAGAACCATCTGGGTATCAATTGTCAGCAATTCGGACTCCGTTAGAAGTAACTTCGTAG
- a CDS encoding ABC-F family ATP-binding cassette domain-containing protein has translation MLRLEHISKIYPTGEVLKDVNWEVKSGDRTGLVGVNGAGKSTQLKIIAGEIEPTSGEIVRPASLHIAYLTQEFEVDPTRTVKEEFWQAFDEANQVHEALSNVHRAMESADPEQLDKLIDKMDRLQRKFEALDGYNLEAQIEKILPEMGFEQADGDRLVSAFSGGWQMRMSLGKILLQKPDLLLLDEPTNHLDLETIEWLETYLKKLLTPMVIVSHDREFLDRLCTQVVETERGVSATYLGNYSSYLEQKFEAQEAQLSAYERQQKELEKQQAFVDRFRASATRSTQAKSREKQLDKIERIEAPTGGMRTLHFRFPPSPRSGREVASIEELTHTYDDKVLFLGANLLIERGDRIAFLGPNGAGKSTLLRLIMGSEPPTEGTVKLGDHNVIPGYFEQNQAEALNLSKSVMETIHDEVPDWTNEEVRTILGRFLFSGDTVFKQVGALSGGEKARLALAKMLLRPANFLILDEPTNHLDIPAKEMLEEAIQNYDGTVVIVSHDRYFISQVANKIVEIRDGEFRIYRGDYHYYLDKIAEEKEQAMVEKAAAEKAAKKAAKASSKRK, from the coding sequence ATGCTGCGACTAGAACATATCAGTAAAATTTACCCGACGGGGGAAGTTCTCAAAGATGTCAATTGGGAAGTTAAATCAGGCGATCGCACGGGGTTAGTGGGGGTTAACGGTGCGGGAAAATCTACCCAACTTAAAATCATCGCTGGAGAAATAGAACCCACTAGCGGCGAAATTGTCCGCCCTGCTAGTTTGCACATAGCTTATTTAACCCAAGAATTTGAAGTAGATCCGACTCGCACGGTAAAAGAAGAATTTTGGCAAGCCTTTGACGAAGCAAACCAAGTACACGAAGCTTTATCAAACGTACATCGGGCGATGGAAAGCGCCGATCCTGAGCAGTTAGACAAGTTGATTGACAAAATGGATCGCTTGCAAAGAAAGTTTGAAGCTTTGGATGGGTACAACTTAGAGGCGCAGATAGAGAAAATATTGCCAGAAATGGGCTTTGAGCAAGCTGATGGCGATCGCTTAGTCAGTGCTTTTAGTGGCGGTTGGCAAATGCGGATGAGTTTAGGCAAAATATTACTACAAAAGCCTGACTTATTATTATTAGACGAGCCGACAAACCACTTAGATTTAGAAACAATTGAATGGTTAGAAACTTATCTTAAAAAGTTACTAACTCCAATGGTAATTGTGTCTCACGACCGAGAATTTTTAGATCGTCTTTGTACGCAAGTTGTAGAAACTGAACGAGGAGTTTCGGCAACTTATTTAGGTAACTATTCGTCTTATTTAGAACAAAAATTTGAGGCACAAGAAGCACAATTAAGCGCTTACGAACGCCAGCAAAAAGAATTAGAAAAACAGCAAGCCTTTGTAGATAGATTTAGAGCTAGTGCAACTCGTAGTACCCAAGCAAAAAGCCGCGAGAAACAACTAGATAAAATTGAACGAATTGAAGCGCCTACCGGGGGAATGAGAACTTTACACTTTCGTTTTCCGCCTTCGCCGCGCAGTGGTAGAGAAGTAGCTTCAATTGAGGAGCTTACACATACTTATGATGACAAGGTACTATTTTTAGGTGCAAACTTATTGATAGAAAGAGGCGATCGCATTGCTTTTTTAGGTCCTAATGGTGCAGGTAAATCTACCCTACTTCGCCTCATAATGGGTTCAGAACCTCCTACAGAAGGCACAGTTAAGCTAGGAGATCATAATGTTATACCTGGTTACTTTGAACAAAATCAGGCAGAAGCGTTAAATCTTAGTAAATCTGTAATGGAAACTATCCATGACGAAGTACCAGATTGGACTAATGAAGAAGTTAGAACAATTTTAGGGAGATTTTTGTTTAGTGGCGACACTGTATTTAAACAAGTAGGGGCTTTAAGTGGTGGCGAAAAAGCGCGTTTGGCTTTGGCTAAAATGTTATTACGTCCAGCTAATTTTTTAATTCTAGATGAGCCGACTAATCATTTAGATATTCCCGCTAAAGAAATGCTAGAAGAAGCAATCCAAAACTATGATGGAACTGTAGTTATAGTCTCTCACGATCGCTATTTTATTTCTCAAGTGGCTAATAAAATAGTCGAGATCCGCGACGGAGAATTTCGCATCTATCGCGGGGACTATCATTATTATCTAGATAAAATTGCTGAAGAAAAAGAGCAAGCAATGGTAGAAAAAGCTGCCGCCGAAAAAGCTGCAAAAAAAGCTGCCAAAGCTTCATCGAAGCGTAAATAA
- a CDS encoding form I ribulose bisphosphate carboxylase large subunit, giving the protein MSYSQTKTQAKTGYQAGVKDYRLTYYTPDYTPKDTDILAAFRMTPQPGVPPEEAGAAVAAESSTGTWTTVWTDLLTDLDRYKGRCYDIEPVAGEDNQYICYVAYPLDLFEEGSVTNMLTSIVGNVFGFKALRALRLEDLRIPVAYLKTFQGPPHGIQVERDKLNKYGRPLLGCTIKPKLGLSAKNYGRAVYECLRGGLDFTKDDENINSAPFQRWRDRFLFVAEAIHKAQAETGEIKGHYLNVTAPTCEQMLERAEYAKELKMPIVMHDYLTAGFTANTTLAHWCRRNGILLHIHRAMHAVIDRQKNHGIHFRVLAKTLRMSGGDHIHTGTVVGKLEGERGITMGFVDLLRENYVEQDKSRGIYFTQDWASMPGVMAVASGGIHIWHMPALLEIFGDDSVLQFGGGTLGHPWGNAPGATANRVALEACVQARNEGRSLAREGNDIIREACKWSPELAVAAELWKEIKFEFEAMDTV; this is encoded by the coding sequence ATGTCTTATTCCCAAACAAAAACTCAGGCAAAAACTGGCTATCAAGCTGGTGTAAAAGATTACCGATTAACTTATTACACTCCAGACTATACGCCTAAAGATACAGATATTTTGGCGGCGTTTCGCATGACTCCCCAGCCCGGAGTACCCCCAGAAGAAGCAGGCGCAGCAGTAGCGGCGGAATCTTCAACCGGAACTTGGACAACGGTATGGACAGACCTACTTACTGACCTAGATCGCTACAAAGGTCGTTGTTATGACATCGAACCCGTTGCTGGTGAAGATAACCAATATATCTGTTACGTTGCCTATCCTTTAGACTTGTTTGAAGAAGGTTCTGTAACAAATATGTTGACCTCGATTGTAGGTAACGTATTTGGTTTTAAAGCATTACGAGCTTTGCGTCTTGAAGACCTCCGCATCCCCGTTGCTTACCTCAAGACTTTCCAAGGGCCTCCTCATGGTATCCAGGTAGAGCGCGACAAACTCAACAAGTACGGTCGTCCCCTATTAGGATGTACGATCAAGCCTAAGTTAGGTTTGTCTGCTAAAAACTACGGACGTGCAGTTTACGAATGTTTGCGCGGCGGTTTGGACTTCACCAAAGACGACGAAAACATCAACTCTGCACCTTTCCAAAGATGGCGCGATCGCTTCTTGTTTGTAGCTGAAGCTATCCACAAAGCCCAAGCAGAAACCGGGGAAATTAAAGGTCACTACCTCAATGTTACCGCCCCCACCTGCGAACAGATGCTAGAACGGGCTGAGTACGCCAAAGAACTCAAAATGCCCATTGTTATGCACGACTACCTGACCGCAGGTTTTACCGCCAACACCACTTTGGCGCATTGGTGTCGTAGAAACGGTATTTTGTTGCACATTCACCGCGCCATGCACGCCGTTATTGACCGTCAAAAAAATCACGGTATCCACTTCCGCGTATTAGCAAAAACCCTCAGAATGTCTGGTGGCGACCACATCCACACCGGAACTGTTGTTGGTAAGCTAGAAGGCGAACGCGGGATCACGATGGGATTTGTTGACTTATTGCGTGAAAACTACGTTGAGCAAGACAAATCTCGCGGTATCTACTTTACCCAAGACTGGGCTTCTATGCCTGGTGTAATGGCTGTGGCTTCTGGTGGTATCCACATTTGGCATATGCCCGCCTTACTAGAAATCTTCGGCGATGACTCCGTACTACAGTTTGGTGGTGGAACTCTTGGACACCCTTGGGGTAATGCGCCTGGTGCAACGGCTAACCGCGTAGCTTTGGAAGCTTGCGTTCAAGCTCGTAACGAAGGACGTAGCCTAGCTCGTGAAGGTAACGATATTATCCGCGAAGCTTGTAAGTGGTCGCCCGAACTTGCTGTTGCTGCCGAACTATGGAAAGAAATCAAGTTTGAGTTTGAGGCGATGGATACCGTTTGA
- the rcbX gene encoding RuBisCO chaperone RbcX: protein MDLKQIAKDTAKTLQSYLTYQAVKVVLAQLSETDPPLGFWLHHFSSKEKIQDGEAYIQALFQEKQALAMRILTVREHLAQEVTDFLPEMVCTGIAQANMEHRRQQLERITQLDISSSSLAQTISTEPQPDNQSS, encoded by the coding sequence ATGGATCTCAAACAAATTGCGAAAGATACAGCTAAGACACTACAAAGCTATTTGACTTATCAAGCAGTAAAAGTAGTCCTAGCTCAATTGAGTGAAACCGATCCACCTTTGGGGTTTTGGTTGCATCACTTCTCCTCAAAAGAAAAAATCCAAGATGGAGAAGCATACATTCAAGCGTTGTTTCAAGAAAAGCAAGCTTTGGCGATGCGGATTTTGACTGTGAGAGAACATTTAGCGCAAGAAGTAACGGACTTTTTGCCAGAGATGGTTTGCACAGGAATCGCCCAAGCCAATATGGAACATCGCCGTCAGCAGCTAGAGCGGATCACCCAATTAGACATATCAAGCTCCAGCCTTGCTCAAACTATCAGCACTGAACCTCAACCGGATAATCAATCTAGTTGA
- a CDS encoding ribulose bisphosphate carboxylase small subunit has translation MQTLPKERRFETLSYLPPLSDAQITRQIQYILTQGYFPAIEFNETSDPTELYWTMWKLPLFNARTPEEVLSEVRACRSDYSNCYIRVVGFDNVKQCQILSFIVHKPR, from the coding sequence ATGCAAACTCTACCAAAAGAGCGTCGCTTTGAAACCCTGTCTTATTTGCCCCCTTTATCTGACGCTCAAATTACTAGACAGATTCAGTACATTTTGACTCAGGGTTATTTCCCAGCTATTGAATTTAACGAAACTTCCGATCCAACTGAATTGTATTGGACAATGTGGAAGCTACCTTTATTCAATGCTAGAACTCCTGAAGAAGTATTGAGCGAAGTTCGCGCTTGTCGTTCTGATTATTCCAACTGCTACATCCGCGTAGTTGGTTTTGATAACGTTAAGCAGTGCCAAATTCTTAGCTTTATCGTTCACAAGCCACGCTAG
- a CDS encoding AAA family ATPase — protein sequence MSYYISPSFLDKLAVHITKNFLELPGVRVPLILGIHGRKGEGKSFQCELVFERMGIEAIHMSAGELESPDAGDPGRLVRLRYREASELSKVRGKMCVLMINDLDAGAGRFDRGTQYTVNTQLVNGTLMNIADNPTDVQLPGSYDSTPLQRIPIIVTGNDFSTLYAPLIRDGRMEKFFWEPNRDDKVGIVSGIFEPDGLPKRDIEKLVDTFLNQPIDFFSALRSRIYDEQIRDFIHTTGFEKVSLRVVNSTEAAPTFAKPNFQLPRLIEYGNLMVKEQQRVENSGLVREYNQVLQDKSFPTLEMRDRQETQLPQPNKSDRLEPTPKPITEASTSNYLAYPIQPAHYNTYIAGSEKRPELTPSPAPKAISIPTLTPTPATENTAPTDNRFVYPNQIPHHNTHVDPSRHNEVLTTRIGLETLERMRTDLAQGHHIGLEFVDKRRFKTNSWQSYGSVVVGESEAIIALESCLTEHENDYVRLFGIESGTRRRLWEKIVQRPE from the coding sequence ATGAGCTACTACATTTCTCCTAGCTTTTTAGATAAACTTGCCGTTCACATTACCAAAAACTTTCTAGAACTTCCTGGTGTGCGAGTGCCGCTAATTTTGGGCATTCACGGACGCAAAGGCGAAGGCAAATCTTTTCAATGCGAATTAGTATTTGAACGGATGGGGATTGAGGCAATTCATATGTCCGCCGGAGAACTAGAAAGTCCTGACGCGGGAGATCCAGGACGATTGGTACGTCTGCGCTATCGGGAAGCTTCAGAATTAAGCAAAGTACGCGGCAAAATGTGCGTATTGATGATTAATGACTTGGATGCCGGGGCGGGAAGATTTGATCGCGGTACTCAATATACAGTCAATACTCAGCTAGTTAATGGCACATTGATGAATATTGCCGATAACCCCACAGATGTACAGTTGCCTGGATCTTACGACTCTACACCCCTGCAACGCATCCCAATTATTGTTACCGGAAATGATTTTTCGACTTTGTACGCCCCTTTAATTCGGGACGGACGGATGGAAAAATTCTTTTGGGAACCTAACCGCGATGACAAAGTAGGGATTGTAAGCGGGATATTTGAACCCGATGGATTGCCAAAGCGGGATATTGAAAAACTTGTTGATACTTTTCTAAATCAGCCTATAGACTTTTTTAGTGCTTTGCGATCGCGCATTTATGACGAACAAATCCGCGATTTCATTCACACTACGGGTTTTGAGAAAGTTTCTTTGCGCGTAGTTAATAGCACCGAAGCAGCGCCAACCTTTGCTAAACCCAACTTCCAGCTACCGCGCTTGATTGAGTACGGTAACTTGATGGTAAAAGAACAGCAAAGAGTAGAAAATTCTGGTTTAGTCAGAGAGTACAACCAAGTGCTTCAAGATAAAAGTTTTCCTACATTAGAAATGCGCGATCGCCAAGAAACCCAACTACCACAACCAAATAAAAGTGATCGCCTAGAACCCACACCTAAACCCATAACTGAAGCTTCTACTAGCAACTACCTTGCTTACCCAATCCAACCCGCCCATTACAATACCTATATCGCGGGGTCAGAAAAACGCCCAGAACTGACACCATCACCTGCGCCTAAAGCTATATCTATACCTACCCTTACACCTACACCCGCAACAGAAAATACCGCTCCTACCGATAATCGCTTTGTTTACCCGAACCAAATACCCCATCATAATACCCATGTCGATCCCAGCCGTCATAATGAAGTTCTCACCACCCGCATTGGCTTAGAAACTCTCGAACGGATGCGAACCGATTTAGCTCAAGGTCATCATATTGGGCTTGAATTTGTCGATAAACGCCGATTTAAGACTAATTCTTGGCAAAGTTACGGTTCGGTAGTGGTAGGAGAATCGGAGGCAATAATTGCTCTAGAATCTTGCTTAACTGAGCATGAGAACGATTACGTCCGCTTATTTGGAATTGAATCGGGAACTAGGCGGCGGTTGTGGGAAAAAATCGTTCAGCGCCCAGAATAA
- a CDS encoding phasin family protein → MPGFGDIVQKAFYLGVGLASYAGEKAGGKVAELRLQAQKLADDMVSRGEMNTEEAKKFVEDMMQKAQQSAQAPNNPEPPSTPTEPRRIEIISDDESATTPEKAQDVDNLRQQVMGLQEELKNLKRDK, encoded by the coding sequence ATGCCTGGTTTTGGAGATATTGTACAAAAAGCTTTTTATCTCGGCGTTGGTCTAGCTTCTTACGCTGGCGAAAAAGCTGGGGGAAAAGTAGCAGAACTGAGACTTCAAGCTCAAAAATTAGCCGACGATATGGTTTCTCGTGGCGAAATGAACACCGAAGAAGCCAAAAAGTTTGTTGAAGATATGATGCAGAAAGCCCAACAATCTGCCCAAGCACCTAACAATCCTGAACCACCTAGCACCCCCACCGAACCGCGCCGCATAGAAATTATTTCCGACGATGAAAGCGCCACTACTCCAGAAAAAGCCCAGGATGTAGACAACTTACGTCAGCAAGTAATGGGACTGCAAGAAGAATTAAAAAATCTTAAGCGCGATAAGTAA
- the queF gene encoding preQ(1) synthase, producing the protein MTNEALAVENQSPTVEMKYGEREIEKGELITFPNPRTGRRYDIHITLPEFTCKCPFSGYPDFATIYVTYVPDRLVVELKAIKLYINSYRDRYISHEEAINQVLDDFVAACDPLEVHIKGDYSPRGNVHTVIEVRHKKAN; encoded by the coding sequence ATGACTAACGAAGCATTAGCTGTAGAAAATCAATCGCCTACCGTAGAAATGAAGTATGGCGAACGAGAAATTGAGAAAGGCGAACTAATTACCTTTCCCAATCCCCGTACAGGGCGCAGGTATGATATTCATATTACTTTGCCGGAATTTACTTGTAAGTGTCCATTTTCGGGGTATCCCGACTTTGCTACAATTTATGTTACCTACGTTCCCGATCGCTTAGTAGTGGAATTGAAGGCAATTAAGTTGTATATCAATAGTTACCGCGATCGCTATATTTCGCACGAAGAAGCAATAAACCAAGTTTTAGATGACTTTGTAGCCGCTTGCGACCCCCTAGAAGTACATATTAAAGGGGATTATTCTCCACGCGGCAACGTCCATACAGTTATTGAAGTCCGCCATAAAAAGGCAAATTAA